In Bubalus bubalis isolate 160015118507 breed Murrah chromosome 3, NDDB_SH_1, whole genome shotgun sequence, a genomic segment contains:
- the LOC102404973 gene encoding olfactory receptor 13D1-like, whose amino-acid sequence MERTNWTDIEFILQGLSEYPRAEKLLFAMCLLMYLVILLGNSTLIILTLLDSHLHTPMYFFLCNLSFLDIWYTSSFIPSVLIHFLSEKKTISFTRCVVQMSVSYTMGSTECVLLAVMAYDRSIAICSPLRYPSIMSKALCIQMAALSWGLGFLNSLTETILAVQLPFCGKNVINHFVCEILAFVKLACTDISLNEIAIMLGNVIFLFVPLLLICISYIFILSTVLRINSAEGRKKAFPTCSAHIMVVTVFYGTILFMYMKPKSKDAAFDKLIALSYGVSTPMLNPIIYSLRNTEVHGAMRKLTARLVLEERMRNLNL is encoded by the coding sequence ATGGAAAGGACCAATTGGACAGACATTGAGTTCATTCTACAGGGACTTTCTGAGTATCCAAGAGCAGAAAAACTCCTTTTTGCGATGTGTTTGTTGATGTACCTGGTGATTCTCCTGGGGAACAGCACTTTGATCATCCTCACTCTCCTGGATTCCCACCTTCACACCcctatgtacttcttcctctgtaATCTTTCCTTCCTTGACATTTGGTACACATCCTCCTTTATCCCCTCAGTGCTGATACACTTTCTATCCGAGAAAAAAACTATCTCCTTCACTAGGTGTGTTGTTCAGATGTCTGTCTCTTACACTATGGGGTCGACAGAGTGTGTGCTTCTAGCAGTGATGGCATATGACCGTTCCATAGCCATCTGCAGCCCTCTGAGATACCCCAGCATCATGAGCAAGGCGCTTTGTATTCAGATGGCAGCTCTCTCCTGGGGACTGGGCTTTCTCAACTCATTGACAGAAACAATTCTTGCAGTGCAGTTGCCCTTCTGTGGAAAAAATGTCATCAATCATTTTGTTTGTGAAATACTGGCTTTTGTCAAGCTAGCTTGCACAGATATATCCTTGAATGAGATTGCTATCATGTTGGgcaatgtaatatttttatttgttccatTACTGTTGATTTGTATCTCCTACATTTTCATCCTTTCCACTGTCCTAAGAATCAATTCAGCcgaaggaagaaaaaaggcttTTCCCACCTGCTCAGCCCACATAATGGTGGTGACTGTGTTTTATGGGACAATCCTCTTCATGTATATGAAGCCAAAGTCCAAAGACGCTGCTTTTGACAAATTGATTGCCCTGTCCTATGGAGTCAGCACACCGATGCTCAATCCTATCATCTATAGCCTGAGAAATACAGAAGTGCATGGCGCTATGAGAAAATTGACAGCTAGACTGGTTCTGGAGGAAAGAATGAGAAATTTGAATCTTTGA